The following proteins come from a genomic window of Patescibacteria group bacterium:
- a CDS encoding glycosyltransferase, with amino-acid sequence MANNKLPSVSIIIPTLNEADYLGYLLFSLSRQTYRDFEVIVSDGSSQDKTLVIAESFRAYLPALKIVVSEKRSPAIQRNRGAEKAQFKQLLFLDADTILPNDFLEKSLKEIKKEKLDLANPISAPLTKKVIDQYYYLVTNWGMDIMQNIFPLAYGWTIFSKKSLHWKIGGFDEKLAKIAEDTDYIQRAVKNGSKFGIIKSSSPFVSVRRLDLEGRGGLIKNMLVQGLYFSLFGKYKAQDLIQRPYGNYHKLKQILVKRRTTSQFLRHLKPQQLTKFLKSLKKLLEEI; translated from the coding sequence ATGGCTAATAATAAATTACCATCGGTTTCCATCATTATTCCGACTCTAAACGAGGCCGATTATCTCGGTTACCTTCTTTTTTCTCTCTCCCGGCAAACCTACCGGGATTTTGAAGTGATTGTTTCCGATGGTTCCTCTCAAGATAAAACTTTGGTCATTGCCGAAAGCTTTAGGGCTTATTTGCCGGCCTTAAAGATTGTCGTTTCCGAAAAGCGCTCACCGGCCATCCAAAGAAATCGGGGAGCGGAAAAAGCGCAGTTTAAGCAGTTGCTTTTTTTGGACGCCGATACGATCTTACCGAATGATTTTTTAGAAAAGAGTCTAAAGGAAATTAAAAAAGAAAAACTGGATTTAGCTAATCCCATCAGCGCTCCTTTAACTAAGAAAGTTATTGATCAATATTATTATTTGGTTACCAACTGGGGTATGGATATTATGCAAAATATCTTTCCTCTGGCTTATGGCTGGACAATTTTTTCCAAAAAAAGCCTACATTGGAAAATCGGCGGTTTTGATGAAAAATTGGCAAAAATTGCCGAAGATACTGATTATATTCAAAGAGCCGTTAAAAATGGGAGCAAATTCGGAATTATCAAAAGCAGTTCGCCGTTTGTTTCCGTTCGCCGGCTGGATTTGGAGGGCAGGGGAGGACTAATTAAAAATATGTTAGTACAGGGTCTCTACTTTAGTCTTTTTGGGAAATACAAAGCCCAGGATTTAATTCAAAGACCCTACGGCAATTATCATAAGTTAAAGCAGATTTTGGTTAAAAGAAGGACGACGAGCCAATTTTTACGCCATTTAAAACCTCAACAATTAACGAAATTCCTAAAAAGTCTCAAAAAACTTCTCGAGGAGATTTAA